From Rutidosis leptorrhynchoides isolate AG116_Rl617_1_P2 chromosome 3, CSIRO_AGI_Rlap_v1, whole genome shotgun sequence, a single genomic window includes:
- the LOC139900590 gene encoding F-box/FBD/LRR-repeat protein At1g13570-like → MEPAPVKRNASKSASEDIISRMPEDVIANILDRLPIHYAVRTSILSGNWRFKWTLLSNVVFDKEFYEYLKGLGGENRYDERNIISRLLFHLKGSITKFDLYIPYRKVLDVKDIDHWVMFLSKKGIKEFNFKNINIDIKVEPLKLSTHLFSCVKLQCLTLYNCSLYPAPTFCGFPNLLSLDLRHVAFKNGNFGKIITQCPLLELLKVSYTNLIGKVKVVEIAKLTNLKSLSIPLCQLDTVGISNFLVYNLVGHFSKLQELKLNLFTCKVFEIWIFEIFVFTLYCCSAHLFAFHMYISSKSKVASSFYMEVGVDKVKLS, encoded by the exons ATGGAACCAGCTCCCGTGAAACGTAATGCTTCCAAATCAGCATCTGAAGATATAATTAGCAGAATGCCGGAGGATGTGATAGCTAATATTCTAGATCGTTTGCCGATACATTATGCGGTCAGGACTTCTATCTTGTCAGGAAACTGGAGGTTCAAGTGGACTTTACTCAGCAACGTCGTATTTGACAAGGAATTCTATGAGTATTTGAAAGGACTAGGAGGTGAAAATAGGTATGATGAGAGGAATATAATTAGTAGACTTCTTTTTCATCTTAAAGGTTCCATTACAAAGTTTGATCTCTATATACCATATAGAAAGGTATTGGATGTTAAGGATATTGATCATTGGGTGATGTTCTTGTCCAAAAAGGGAATTAAAgagtttaattttaaaaatataaatatagatataaaagtAGAACCTCTTAAGTTGTCTACCCATCTTTTCTCTTGTGTGAAGTTACAATGTTTGACACTTTATAACTGTTCTCTTTACCCCGCACCCACTTTTTGTGGTTTCCCAAATCTtttgagcttggacttgcgtcatGTAGCATTTAAGAATGGAAATTTTGGAAAAATTATCACTCAATGTCCATTGCTTGAATTATTGAAAGTTAGTTACACTAATCTTATTGGAAAAGTAAAAGTGGTTGAGATTGCAAAGCTTACAAATCTCAAATCGCTATCCATCCCATTGTGTCAGCTTGACACCGTaggaatctcaaatttcttagtttATAACCTTGTGGGTCATTTCTCAAAACTTCAAGAGCTTAAGTTGAATCTTTTTACGTGCAAGGTATTTGAAATTTGGATATTTGAAATTTTTGTATTTACATTATATTGCT GCTCTGCCCACTTGTTTGCTTTTCACATGTATATTTCATCTAAGTCAAAAGTTGCTAGTAGCTTCTACATGGAGGTTGGAGTGGACAAAGTAAAATTGTCTTAG
- the LOC139900591 gene encoding uncharacterized protein, whose protein sequence is MSNRPDSWLCSINNEGAFTVKDTRVHLDSILLPALTTSTLWFKFIPRKVNIFLWCIGLNCLPVRWNLSAKGIDIVSVVCGSCNNGVETCKHIFFDCVLASEVWLKIRIWLNCGLPPLDSWDSFISWLEGVRLHVSSKNRIIAVVVTCLWALSRFHNGLVFHDSFCSRSNLFDVIRLVAFHWLKNRSHCVSNWNTWLSIPL, encoded by the coding sequence ATGTCCAATAGACCTGATTCGTGGCTGTGTTCGATTAATAACGAAGGGGCATTCACTGTTAAAGATACGCGTGTTCATTTGGATAGTATTTTGCTTCCGGCATTGACTACTAGTACTCTATGGTTTAAGTTTATTCCTCGCAAAGTTAACATTTTTCTTTGGTGCATTGGTCTCAATTGTCTTCCCGTTCGTTGGAATCTTTCCGCTAAGGGGATAGATATTGTTTCGGTCGTTTGTGGTTCTTGCAATAATGGGGTAGAGACGTGCAAGCATATTTTCTTCGATTGTGTTCTTGCTAGCGAGGTTTGGCTTAAGATTCGTATTTGGCTTAATTGCGGTCTTCCTCCTTTAGACTCATGGGATTCTTTTATTTCTTGGTTGGAAGGTGTTCGATTACATGTTTCTTCAAAGAACCGGATCATTGCGGTGGTGGTGACGTGTTTATGGGCTTTGTCGCGTTTTCATAATGGTCTTGTTTTTCATGATTCTTTTTGTAGTAGAAGTAATTTATTTGATGTAATTAGATTAGTTGCTTTTCATTGGTTGAAAAATAGAAGCCATTGTGTTTCTAATTGGAACACTTGGCTTTCTATTCCTTTGTAA